In a single window of the Salvelinus alpinus chromosome 15, SLU_Salpinus.1, whole genome shotgun sequence genome:
- the LOC139539643 gene encoding nicotinamide riboside kinase 2-like isoform X2, translating into MDAMANTIRGWAENPVKFACSHGVNVSPATEVADPDQLVHILIVEGFLLYNYKSLMDVYNKCYYISIPYEECKRRRSTRQYTVPDPPGLFDGHVWPMYLKHRKEMVESCLAITYLDGLKSKEELYSQVYEDIQNTLLNRL; encoded by the exons ATGGATGCCATGGCGAATACAATACGAGGATGGGCTGAGAACCCAGTGAAGTTTGCCTGCTCCCACGGTGTCAATGTGTCTCCTGCCACGGAGGTGGCTGACCCAGATCAACTGGTCCACATTCTGATCGTGGAGGGCTTCCTTCTGTACAATTATAA GTCCCTGATGGATGTGTACAACAAGTGCTACTACATCTCCATTCCATATGAAGAGTgcaaaaggaggaggag TACAAGACAATACACCGTCCCAGACCCTCCTGGGCTGTTTGATGGCCATGTGTGGCCCATGTACTTAAAGCACAGGAAAGAGATGGTGGAAAGCTGTTTGGCCATCA CGTATTTGGATGGTTTGAAATCTAAAGAAGAGCTCTACAGCCAGGTCTATGAGGACATCCAGAATACACTGTTGAATCGTTTATAG
- the LOC139539643 gene encoding nicotinamide riboside kinase 2-like isoform X1, which yields MKYVIGIGGVTNGGKTTLTNRLIKSLPNCCVVHQDYFFRKPDHIEVGADGFRQWDVITALDMDAMANTIRGWAENPVKFACSHGVNVSPATEVADPDQLVHILIVEGFLLYNYKSLMDVYNKCYYISIPYEECKRRRSTRQYTVPDPPGLFDGHVWPMYLKHRKEMVESCLAITYLDGLKSKEELYSQVYEDIQNTLLNRL from the exons TGTGACCAATGGTGGGAAAACAACTTTGACGAATAGACTGATCAAGTCATTGCCTAACTGTTGTGTGGTGCATCAAGATTACTTTTTCAGG AAACCTGATCATATAGAAGTCGGGGCGGACGGCTTTAGACAGTGGGATG TGATCACAGCATTGGACATGGATGCCATGGCGAATACAATACGAGGATGGGCTGAGAACCCAGTGAAGTTTGCCTGCTCCCACGGTGTCAATGTGTCTCCTGCCACGGAGGTGGCTGACCCAGATCAACTGGTCCACATTCTGATCGTGGAGGGCTTCCTTCTGTACAATTATAA GTCCCTGATGGATGTGTACAACAAGTGCTACTACATCTCCATTCCATATGAAGAGTgcaaaaggaggaggag TACAAGACAATACACCGTCCCAGACCCTCCTGGGCTGTTTGATGGCCATGTGTGGCCCATGTACTTAAAGCACAGGAAAGAGATGGTGGAAAGCTGTTTGGCCATCA CGTATTTGGATGGTTTGAAATCTAAAGAAGAGCTCTACAGCCAGGTCTATGAGGACATCCAGAATACACTGTTGAATCGTTTATAG